The following proteins are co-located in the Thermoplasmata archaeon genome:
- a CDS encoding alpha/beta hydrolase-fold protein, with protein sequence VLVGNAAHRRWQELAGNPAFARFVGEELVPLLRREYDKRVPARRIVLAGSSLGALTSCFVALWYPRLFGNVLAQSGAFPWECSDPGGGKSTLMEQYARAPRHAVRFYLDAGTHERFPDPVMGVSLLWSVMHMRDVLEARGYRVHCAEFEGGHDYACWKGTLADGLIHLLGRRAGD encoded by the coding sequence GTGCTGGTCGGCAACGCCGCCCACCGTCGCTGGCAGGAGCTCGCAGGCAACCCGGCGTTCGCTCGGTTCGTCGGCGAGGAGCTCGTTCCGCTGCTGCGTCGAGAGTACGACAAACGGGTCCCCGCTCGGAGAATCGTGCTCGCGGGCTCGAGCCTCGGCGCGCTGACGTCGTGCTTCGTCGCGCTGTGGTATCCACGGCTCTTTGGGAACGTCCTGGCCCAGTCCGGCGCGTTCCCGTGGGAATGTTCCGATCCCGGTGGCGGAAAGTCGACGCTGATGGAGCAGTACGCCCGAGCACCCCGGCACGCCGTGCGGTTCTACCTCGACGCGGGGACCCACGAGCGCTTCCCCGACCCCGTCATGGGCGTGTCGCTGCTCTGGTCGGTCATGCACATGCGCGACGTGCTCGAGGCTCGCGGATATCGCGTCCACTGCGCGGAGTTCGAAGGGGGTCACGACTACGCCTGCTGGAAGGGGACACTCGCCGACGGCCTGATCCACCTGCTGGGCCGACGGGCCGGCGACTGA